The Gemmatimonadaceae bacterium genomic sequence CGGCGAAGGCCGCGCGCCCGGCTGGTGGGCGATGGTCTGGACCATCGCGACCGAGGCGGCGTTGTTCGGCTTCCTGCTGTTCAGCTTCTTCTATCTGGGGTCGCAGTCGCGCTCGCCCTGGCCTCCAGACGGGCCGCTCAAGCTCACGCTCTCGCTGCCCAACACGATTCTGCTGATCCTGTCCAGTATCGCGTACATGTGGGGCGAGCGGGGCATCCGCGCCGGCAACCAGGCGCGCCTGCGTCTTGGCCTGTTCATCGCGTTCATCCTCGGACTGGCGTTCATCATCATCCAGGGCATCGAGTGGAGCAAGCAGCCGTTCGGCGCCGGCGATGGCGCGTTCGGATCGCTGTTCTACACGATCACGGGCTTTCACGGCGCGCACGTGATCATCGGCCTGTGCA encodes the following:
- a CDS encoding cytochrome c oxidase subunit 3; this encodes MTSVAYDRTIQLGGEGRAPGWWAMVWTIATEAALFGFLLFSFFYLGSQSRSPWPPDGPLKLTLSLPNTILLILSSIAYMWGERGIRAGNQARLRLGLFIAFILGLAFIIIQGIEWSKQPFGAGDGAFGSLFYTITGFHGAHVIIGLCMNVLVQIWAARGTFTRESHLAVTNAGMYWHFVDIVWLFVFASLYISPRLG